In Sus scrofa isolate TJ Tabasco breed Duroc chromosome 11, Sscrofa11.1, whole genome shotgun sequence, the following proteins share a genomic window:
- the SERTM1 gene encoding serine-rich and transmembrane domain-containing protein 1, with amino-acid sequence MSEPDASSVFSGSMENGTFLQLFPTSLSTSVDPSSGHLSNVYIYVSIFLSLLAFLLLLLIIALQRLKNIISSSSSYPEHPSDAGSSFTNLEVCSISSQRSTFSNLSS; translated from the coding sequence ATGTCTGAACCCGATGCTTCATCTGTGTTCTCAGGAAGCATGGAGAATGGAACTTTCCTCCAGCTCTTCCCCACATCCCTGTCCACATCGGTGGACCCGTCCTCAGGCCACTTGTCAAATGTCTACATCTACGTGTCCATATTCCTCAGCCTTTTAGCCTTCCTGCTTCTGCTTTTAATCATTGCCCTCCAGAGGCTCAAAAATATCATCTCCTCCAGTTCCTCCTACCCAGAGCACCCAAGTGATGCTGGAAGTTCCTTCACCAACTTGGAAGTCTGCAGTATTTCCTCACAAAGGTCCACTTTTTCAAACCTTTCATCctga